Genomic DNA from Vanrija pseudolonga chromosome 3, complete sequence:
CATGGGGACGGTTTCCTTGCCCCCAACAAACCAGTTTCCGCTGCAGATAAGCACCGTACGCTCGCTCAGGAGCTCAATGTTGTCGGCATGGGTGCGAGATCGGTGCCCGACGATTTCCTGTGGTCGTTAGAACGTGTCCTCGGACATTACCCACTCCAAAAAGCTCCCCCGTAACCCAGTTCCACATGTAAATGACGGGGACGCAAAACTCGCTGCCACGTTTGGAGAATACAACCTTGGCCGCGACGGTTGTTCCAAACACCTGgacattgtcgaggtcgCACGTCAGGCCgatgatgccgccgaggatggtCAATGGCGGAGGTAACTGCCATGACacgctcgcccacgccgcacgTGGATGTGGGGCGTGTGTTGTCATTGAGTGGATAGTGAGCTTGTACCTTGCGGGGAAGTTGGACTGCGTGTTATTGCCAAGAGGCATGACCCAGCCCGGTCTGATGTCAGTGTAGGCGAGAGAGATCGTACTGACTCAAATATCGGAATGATCAGCAAGTCCTGAAACGGGTCCATGACACAGCGATTCCGTGCACTAAGTGGAGTGAGTCGATCCCGATCCACCATCTGCCAGCGTTTCCCAGCGAGGTATGGTGTGTGCAGATCTGGATTGGTAGCCGAGGGGAACGGCATCATCATGGCCGGGAAGACGATGGACGGGTGGTCAGGGTGTCCCTTCGAATCAGTTGTGTCTCTCACCATCGTGAAGCCCACCTGGTAACCCGTTGTCTGCAGCATGACCCCGCCGTTGAACACCATCCAGTTGGGGTTAAAAGTCCCATCAAAGCGCATGGTACGAGTGACGGCAGGAAGAACGGATAGCCACCGTTCCTCGCGGTCTCGGAGCCGCTCTCGCTTCTCCCTGATCGACAGAGCACCACGTCCGGGAGCTGGCAATTGGGGGACAGTAATGTCGGGCCGATGTTTCTGCCAGGGGGCCCAGGTCTCCTGCTCCACCTTCTTGGGGTAGTACACAAAGGTGTGGGGAGCGCCGGTGTGGCAGACCATGACGTTGCCTGTGCGGGACATGCTTGCTGGAGGGCGGAATACGGTCTCGGGGACAAGCGGGGGCGACTCTTTCAACCCCGCAGCTACGAGCTCTAGCTCATACTGCAGcgtgtccgagtcgtcgtggAGAGTCTTGAGTCTCCGGCAGGTCTGCGGTCAGCGGTGCTGCTTCACCCAGTACTCACCACACGCACCCGCTGCCTGTCGCCAATagcgcaggcggcgagcagaCCCAAAAGGACATCGTCGGGAATGTTGTCAAGGTTGACGGCCATGGCGGAGTGTACAACGTGTGAATGCATGTGTAGGTCGATTCAAGTGTCCAAGATGTCTAGTCCAGTGTGCATGACGTCTAGACCCCTGATGGACGGCCACATGAAACATCCAGGGCAAAGTGGGTtgggcaacaacaacgccAATACTCCTCCCATATACAACCTGCCATCCCATTACAGTTCAGCATACCCTACTGCTGCACCGCCTACCCAGCCCACCACCGAGTCTGCCAGTACGACCCCTGGCCCATGGCCTTCCAGTGTTCCATCGGACCCAGCCGCAGTGGCTCCATGCTCATCGGCTCAGATTCTGGCCCACGGACAAATGTGCCTTGGCGCGGCGTCTTCAGCCCGCGGTCGTGGAAGAACTCCTTGAGGCCTTCGACCTTGTCACTTCCAGGCTCATCCAGCGGCGGGTTTGTTGGTGTGGGTTTTGCCACCGGAGGCAAAGTCGAACCATGGAACGGGGTGATCTTTGGCCAATCCAACgtgtcgctctcgtcgcggggccgagggggcTTGCCAATTTGCTCTCGGAGCACATCTGAGATGGACGAGAGGCGCGCACCTGTCAATCTCGAGCCTGGCTCACGCGTCGACGGAAGTCCCGGTTGGTGGAACATTTGCTGCATGATGTCTTTTGCTGGGAAGCCGGCGTCGGCCCAGTTGAGTGACACGCCGTTGGCTTCGGGGTTGGCCGACTTGGTTACGCCGGGCTTGTGGAACACGGTGTCGACGTCAAAGTCGGCCTGAAGGCGTTCAAAGGCTGTAGCCGCCGGTGCAGGATTcctctcggcctcctcggcctccttctgAGTCATGCGTATGCGGTACATGGACGAAAAGTCCTGAATCGCAATGACAATGTCTCGCCAGTCGGTCATCACGCCCTCCCCTGGTTGGTGAGCGGGGCATCCGGCGTTgcactcaccctcgtcgccgcaGTCTAGCTTTCCGCGAGCTTGTGGTCCTAGAACCACGCCCCCAAGATCTTCGGTCGCCGCTGTCAAGTGCTGCTTTGTAAACCTGTTGCGAAACATGGGCGTTGAAAGTGATGGGCAAATGACAAGTGGAGTTTGTGTGTCCAGTGACCGCGTGatctcgagctgggcgtcaGTGCGATATAATCGCATACACCTACTGCAAGGTTCCCACTCAGCCCTTGTACCATCTGCGCGAGCATGTCGGCCGAGCAAGGCGCGACCACAACAATGTCGGCCCACTTGTGGAGCTCGACGTGCAGTATTGGGTCGGTCGACTGGGTATcagcgctgctgccgacgatACCACTCACACTTGCGCCGGCTGAATCATCCGCGTCGGTCCATATCCTCACACCAAACTCGGTGGACGCCTCAGGCGCCAGGTTCCAGGTGTGCCTAACGGCCGCGTCCACGGCTTGCTGATCATAGTAGCGTAGTGACCTCTCCGTCGCGACGATCTGCAGGGCGATTTGTGGATCCTGAGTGTCAGTATTGGACCACCCCTTAAACCAACCTTGGACAGGGCTCCGACGATGTACGGCACCTGGGAGCTTGCACGCGCTCCCGACGACACGAGGAGGACATGGAAGAGGCCATCATCCGCTGTTGGCCGGTGCTGGGCGGCGACAAACGGCGGCTTTGCTTTTATTGGCGGAACGTGTACGGCTTGTCCAGGCATTGGGGTGCCGTACCCGCCGTCTGACAGGGGTGGTGTGTAGTCCATTGTAAGTGATGCTGAAGAGTTATAAAAGAGACGGACGTGAGTGGGATGCACTTCAAAGTGGAGGTTGTGTCGCATGTGTCGGTGCTCGGTGGCCGATGGAAACTCGGACCACGTGGCAAAATTCCtgcgtcgcccgcgcgcgacgtgagGCGACCACGGCCATCATCAGCACCGCTCTTTGCAGTCCCCCATCACCACAGCGGCCCACACCGACCGCAAGCCCGTCCTCGACATCATCGGCAACCTTCGATCTGATTCGCCGTGATTCCATGCTCCGACACCGGCCACCGACACCTTACATTGACCTCCGATACAACCCTATGGCAACCCCGCCCGGATCTCCTCCCACTGCGCGCCAATATCCGACCCAAAGATCCAGTACAGCGGCGCTTTGGGATCCGCCGTGAGTGTGCTCCCCTTGGCTGACCCCTCTGCGTTGGGACTGTCGAGGTAGTCGTACATGCGATGGTAGTATGGCGACCTGATGTTGTCAAAGAGCTCGAGTGTCTGTGCGAGTGCGTCCTGCTTTGGCAGTACCTGGTCCAAAAGGTAGTACCGGAGGATCTGAGCCAAGAGCCACCCATCCTGCATTGCGAATGCCGCCCCAGATCCGAACGCGCCGAGTAGAGGGTGTGACGCGTCGCCAATGATGGTCGTGTTCCCGTTGGCAATGATATGCTCAAGGCGGGGACCGGAGAATGCCGCAAACTCCTTCCACACTCCCTCCGGCGCAAGGCTAATGGCCTCTTGAATGGCGGGTGTGAAGGCCTGTCCAGTCAGATACAAAGCTGGCTCCATACTCACGGTGAAGTGActcgcgacgcgctcgttGGACACTGGCACGCCCCAAGAGAATTTCTTCTCCGTCACCTTGGCGGGGTCCTCCCGGTATCGTAGAGTCATCTCCCACTGTCCCTCACCCGCGGCTATCTCTTCAGCAGTTGACACGATGGAGCATTTGAGGTTGGTGTTGGGCCCATGGTGGAACGCCGTCGACTTGAGCAGCACCGAgtgcttgacgaggtcgagaggGATGAGGCAACGCCAGATTGTCGTGCCTGGTATTAGCTACGCCGGTCTCCCATCCTTACCGTTGAACCTGATTTCGTGGCCGGGGAATGCCGAGTCACGCACCGCCTGGCATCAGCACAACCTAGTGTGACCTGTGACATACCGATCGAATGCCATCCGCGCCAATCAGCAGATCCGCATCTGCACTGGTGCCGTCCTCAAAGTTGAGGCGCACCTGGCCTCCGGGGAGCTGCTTCGTCGTGATGAGACGCTTCCGCAGCTGGATGACCTCCGTGGGCACTTTGCTCAGCAAGGCAGCTTGCAGCACTGTCCGCCGGGCCCGAATGTCGTGGTACTTGTCTGGCCCATAGTGCGCAGGGTAACGATACTGCAACTCTCCAGTCGTGCCATCCCTTCAATCAGCGCCACTCCCACACCGCCCCTCACCTATGCTCATGCACAACCTTCTTGTGCCCGTACACCTTATCCTCAACGCCGAGCAACTCGAGGACCTTCCACGAGTTGAACCCGATACggatgccggcgccgacctcgcgaaGCTCGGTAGCTTGCTCGTAGATTGTGACATCGACGCCGGGCACCTCGCGGAGGGCaatggcagcagcgaggccCGCTGGCCCTCCACCAGAGATGGCGACGCGCAAGGTCTCCTTGGGCTTGACTGAAGTGGGCATGTCGTATTGTTGTGTTGAACGAGCCAAGCCTCGATGCTGGTATTTCAGTGACTTAGGCCACGGCTAAATCCGAGCACACCCCCGTTGCTCGATTTCGCCATCGCGGCGTCAGTTGACGAGATAACTGCTATCAGCTGGCCATATTCGGAATCAGACCCAATCACGCCGTCGTGGCGTCGATGGAACCACCGGCGGAGGGCTTTGCGGCGGTTCGAGCCCCCCTTCTCGGAATCTTATCGGGGTGCATCTCGACGTCCCAGCGACACGGCTTCGCGGCAAGCGTGCGTTTCCCCTGGGCGTCCCTACTCGGAGAAACCGACTGGATGCCAAGCACTGCAGTCGCAGTCCGTGGCTAGTGGCTTGCAAAAAGTGGCTTGCGAGAAAGACATCAGCAATGGGAACCATGTGTAAGCTCGCCGATCTCGCCGACCATGCCCGAGATCACGACAACGTTTTCGGCTTGTTGCTCATACCCCAAGCCAAACACGCCATCTCATGACATATCGTGTTCCATCAGGACTGGCCTTTGCGGCACTGGCACCGATGCCAAGGTCAATAAGTATGCTAGGAATGGAGCAGTGGACTTGGCACAAGCACAACCATGTCCCAGCAGAACCCCattggcgacctcgtcgtcttcgagAGCACCAAGCTGCCGTCCGTCGGTGATAACGACGAAGTTAAGGAGAAGGAGGATTACTTGGGGGAGAAGGGCaactcgtcgccatcgcttCACGCGCCGTCTCTGAAAGATGGCCTCATACACGGCCGAACATtggtcgacggcgagtggaGGGAAGTGTCCTGGACTCTGGAGGAACAGCGGCGGGTGGTTCGAAAGGCCGACTTCTTCCTTCTCCCGCTTTTCACTGTGGGTTCGCGATGAGCAACTGTCGCTGATCTGGACCAGCTTGGGTTCTTCTGGATGTCTCTGGACCGGTACGTGAAGTACGGCGACACTTCTGACATGCCAGGAGTAACGTGTCTGGCGTGCTTACCTCGACAATCATCAAGGACACGGGCATCACGCAGAATGAAATCAACAGTGAGTGTGGGGTGTGTTGCTGATTCTGACACGATTAGTCGGCTCGTCTCTCCTCTGGCTCGGCGTTGTCCTCCTTGAAATCCCCTCCAACGTCGTCCTGCAACGAGTCGGCCCTCACCGCTGGATCCCACTCCAGATCATTGTCTGGGGCCTAGCCGAAACGCTCACGTACCTTGTCAAGAACCGTGCCGGGTGGTGGACTGCGCGACTGTTCCTTGGGAGTGAGCCCGCGTCCCCGGACATGCTGACACCAATGCTCGAGTCTGGCTTTATCCCTGGAAGCCTGTACACTCTCAACTCATGGTACACCCGTGACGAGCTCACCAAGCGCACGTCAATCTTCTTTTTCGGAAACATCCTGTCCGGGGCCTTTGGTTCCCTCATTTCTGCCGGGTGTATCAAGCTTCACGGGAAAGGAgggctggccggctggcAATGGTGAGTCAGACGGCGGTGCCCTGCTCACCACAGGATCTTCATAATCGACGGCGCTGCGACCATCACAGTCGGGttcatcctcctcctgcttCTGCCCAAGTCCCCTCGCGAGACTGCCGGTGGCATTCGCCGAAAGGGATGGTTCACTGAACGGGAGGCCGACATCTACCTCGCGCGTCTGAACAACGACGACCCACTCAAGTCCAAAtccgcccacctcgccatcgcTTGGAGCGACATCTTCAACGTCCTCGGCAACTGGAGGCTGTGGCCCCATCTTATCATGTGCTTGTCTGGTCTGCAGGCTGGGCAGGGAGCCGGTGCTTGGTCGGGAACCATCTTGCAAAGCCTTGGGTTCACCGCCATCAGTGAGTGGACGAGTGTTCGTGCACTCACACCAGACGCCAATCTGCTGCTAGTTCCAGGCCCCATCTTCTCTGGCCTCTCGTCCATTGCCTTGGCCCACTTTGCCGACAAGTGGGACCGTCGTGGTTATCCCATCCTGTTTGTCTCTTTCTGGACGCTTGCTGGGTTGATCGCGCTCTATGTGAGTGGTGGCCTGGTCCGGTGACGCTGACTTCAGAAACTTCCCATCCTGTCTGGCGGCAACTGGGGCTTCTACGCCGCCATGGTCGTGACGGCGGCTGCTCCCGTCTGGCAGTCGTACAATGTCACTTGGGTGGCCCTCAACGCACGTTCCCCAGCGGAACGCTCCATCACCTACGCTGTATACAGTAGGTTACCCCCATCTGCCCAAAACTTACACCCAGTCGGATGCTCCAACCTTGGAGGGGTCTACGGCAACCAAGTCTTCCGCCAGAACGACAAGCCTTTGTGGGTATAGCGCTAGTTCACGCTAACCACAGGTACCGTCGAGCATGGGCCGCGGTCCTCTCCCTTGGCGTCATCTGGACCGTCTTTACTGCCCTCCAGATCGTCCAATACGAGCTGTCCAATCGCGCCAAGGAAAAGAAATGGGCGCAGCTCACCAAGGAGGAACAAGAGGCATATGAGGCAGAGAATTCGAACGAACCGATCAGCAGGAGGCTGGATGCGCGCTACGCTCTCTAGGTCTGTTCATCAGGGGTCTGTCGTCCGTAGCTTGTagaggccggcgccgtgaTGGGCACGGCGATGAGACTTGACGACCGAGCGGCTGGAACCGCGTCAATCCTCCCCAAAGAACTTGTCCTTGCCCCACCTCGGGAGGCAAAGTCGTTCCGTTCAAGCTGTGAGGCTTTTTCACAGTCTACCCACCTGCATCCCGACTGCCTCTCGCCACATTATCGCCACCAACCTCGCGTCCGGTGAGAGGAGGCTGGAGGAAAGTCGGTCCGAATGCCGAACTACATTGCCGCCAGAAAGACCGACTTCTGGGGCCCCGGACAAAAACAACAACCGCGACACGTCCTCGTAGTCTCTGTTCACGCTCATTCTAGGCTCCTTCAGCTGTGAAGCGTGATGCGGTGGATCTACCTTGTTCACAGAGCACAAATCCCCAACACCCCAGTCTACCGGCTTTCTCGGTCAAACCTACAAGCGTGCAGCCCCGAGCGGCACCCGTTGGTCAACTCTATCATGATCACCTTGCGCCCCAGACCTCCCCGTTCCCAATACAGCGAGCAAATTGGTCAGTCCAAGAACGCGTAGTGATCTGTTTGCCGCTCGAAAGTGACGTCTGGGCACTGACCTGCCGGCCCTGGTGAACCTTGGGCCGCGCCAAAGAGTGGGGCAACGAGGGGcacacccacccgccgccgggaTAGCAGGGGTGCCCCGCGGGATTATGGTGCAGGTTTCTGAGGACAGTCAGGTCGTGTAGGAGATCTGCGTCCTGCTTGCTGTCGTATAccgagtcgtcggcggcagaAGCCGAAGTACCCGTTCTCGACGTTACTGAATCTGAATGCCGCTGGCTGAGACGCGTCTATTCGCCGGCCCCCAATGGACAAACTGGTTGTTGCGTCATTTCACCCAGTGCATCCACTCTACGCATCGAGCTGCGACCGTGCGTTGGGCATACTGCACGCACGTGAGGGGTAGATCGCCCACCCAGTATGTATCTGCTGCGCCAGCTCTGTAGCCACGCCAGCAACTTGGATGTGGTGGAATACTCACCCAACATTCCGAACCGCCAGGACCTGACATGTGACAGCAGGCACCTCCGCGGGCCGAGCGGTGCCGCACCCCACTGACGCGTTTCAGCCTCGGTGGGTGGAGCtgtttgttgttgtcagGTGGACGGGATGTCACCAATCCGGCGGCTATCTACTCGGACCACTTGTCTCAACCACCATTCCGTGTCGAAGCCATCCTTCCCTGGCAATGTATAGCTCCCCCACTCTGGGTGGGCTGAGGGGTCCCGGAGATCGGGAGCGGGTTGGCATTTAAGAAGCAACGGGACACGAGCCAGTCCTTCTCTATACCACCTGGCCCACAAGGTCGGCACTTCGCAAAGAATCAACCccaagcgacgacgatgtcaAGGTGCACGATGTCCACGTCGAGGACACAGCTGCTCTTAGCAGACTCAGTGACGCCGACCACCGCAGGCCCAGCATTGCCGCCAAGCACGTCCTGTCGGTGAGTCCTTATTGGTAGCGGTAACGTTGACCTTCAGAGTGACCTCGAGACTGCTCTTGCAGGCACCCACATTCCACGCTGGTcgcccgaggcgcgcaagcTCTACTGTGAGGAGTGAGGCATGATTCCATATTGACACCTCAGTGTCGCTCTTCGTCTCCCTCTGCTGCTCGTATGCCAACGGCTTCGATGGAAGTGTGATGTCGTCTCTCATTGCGGTCAGTGGCTCACACAATGCTCTAAAACTTTTCTGACTCGCCGCAGATGGACTACTTTCAGGATCGCTTCCACATGGGCTTCACTGGCGCCAAGGTTGGCGGCGTCTTCGGCAGTTATGTCGCGTGAGTGGGCAAGCAACTGACCCTCGACTTGACGCTAACATGTCCAGGGCCAACTTCATCTCTACTCCCATTGCGGCCATCATCATGGACAAGTGGGGCCGTCGCCCGGCCATGATCTCGGGGTCCGTCATGGTCATTATCGGTGCCGTGCTTGCCACGACCGCCACGACGCTGGCCCAGCTCATCGTTGGCCGATTCATGCTGGGTTTCGGCATCTCGTGGTCTCTTGCTGGCGGCGCCTACTGTATGGAGATCTCGCTTCCCCACTGGCGTGGACGCTGCACTGGGCAAGGATCTTACACCGGAGAATATGCTGACCATACCAGGCTGTTCAACGGTGGATACTGGGTCGGCTCCATCTTTGCTGCCGCCAGCTCCTGTACGTCGGATCAGTCGTCCCAACACTGACCACCAGTCGGCACAAACTACATCAAGTCGCACCTCTCGTAGCAGATCCCCCTGATCCTCCAGTGTCTCTgtgccctcctcgtcgtcatcctctgCCCGTTCTGCCCCGAGTCGCCTCGTTTCCTTATGAGGGCAGGGCGCGAAGACGAGGCTCTTGCGTTTTTGATCAAGTACCGTGAGTTGTGAGAGAAACCAAATCTGACAAGCCAGACGGTGGTGGAGACCCGGATGCGCCGCTCGTCAGGCTCGAGTACTCAGAGATGAAGGCCTCGATTGCAGCCGATGACCACTCTGCTTGGTACGACTACAGCGTTCTCTGGAAGACCAAggctcgccgctggcgcacTGTACAGGGTGAGGGATGGATCGTTGGTGGCCCCTGACCTTGCAGTGAGGATGATCGGCTGCTTCAGTCAGTACTGCGGTATTGGCCTTGCGTACTTCACCACTGTCCTTCTCAAAAACGCCGGAGTCACGGCCACTGTCCCCCAACTCGGCTACGGTCTCCTCTTCTCAGGCCTCTGTGCTATCGGCTCTAcgcttggcgccgccgtcagcgACCACTTACCTCGTCGCATTGCCCTTACGACAGGCTCCCTCGTCATGGCGGCTGAACTTGCAGGCTTTGCGGCTGCCAACGCTATCGTTGTCAGGGACGAGAACCATGGCCTGGGGCTCAACATTGCGGCTGGAAAGGCAGCGATCGCCTTCTGGATGATTTTCGGCTTCACCTTTGGCTTTGTCTACACGCCCCTCCACAGTTCGTGGTCGCGGGCGAGGCTGTCACGACCGACATGCGCGCCAAGGGCTTTGCGCTGTTCAACTGCCTCATGACCGGAATGGGTCTTATCAGCACCTTTGCTGGTCCCATCGCACTAGGCACTATCGGCGCCTGGAAGTGAGTAATGAGTATCCGAGACAGGCTAACGTCTCAGGTATGCGCTGGTATTCGTGGCTCTCGATGTAGTGCAAGCGGCCTGCTGGTACTTCTTTGGGTGAGTTTCAAGTTTGGAGTCCGTCTGACCCACAGTGTCGAGGCTCAAGGACGTACTATCGAGGAACTGGACTGGATCTA
This window encodes:
- the CAB3 gene encoding Coenzyme A biosynthesis protein 3 is translated as MDYTPPLSDGGYGTPMPGQAVHVPPIKAKPPFVAAQHRPTADDGLFHVLLVSSGARASSQVPYIVGALSKDPQIALQIVATERSLRYYDQQAVDAAVRHTWNLAPEASTEFGVRIWTDADDSAGASVSGIVGSSADTQSTDPILHVELHKWADIVVVAPCSADMLAQMVQGLSGNLALEITRSLDTQTPLVICPSLSTPMFRNRFTKQHLTAATEDLGGVVLGPQARGKLDCGDEGEGVMTDWRDIVIAIQDFSSMYRIRMTQKEAEEAERNPAPAATAFERLQADFDVDTVFHKPGVTKSANPEANGVSLNWADAGFPAKDIMQQMFHQPGLPSTREPGSRLTGARLSSISDVLREQIGKPPRPRDESDTLDWPKITPFHGSTLPPVAKPTPTNPPLDEPGSDKVEGLKEFFHDRGLKTPRQGTFVRGPESEPMSMEPLRLGPMEHWKAMGQGSYWQTRWWAG
- the CAB3 gene encoding putative phosphopantothenoylcysteine decarboxylase, which encodes MDYTPPLSDGGYGTPMPGQAVHVPPIKAKPPFVAAQHRPTADDGLFHVLLVSSGARASSQVPYIVGALSKDPQIALQIVATERSLRYYDQQAVDAAVRHTWNLAPEASTEFGVRIWTDADDSAGASSTDPILHVELHKWADIVVVAPCSADMLAQMVQGLSGNLALEITRSLDTQTPLVICPSLSTPMFRNRFTKQHLTAATEDLGGVVLGPQARGKLDCGDEGEGVMTDWRDIVIAIQDFSSMYRIRMTQKEAEEAERNPAPAATAFERLQADFDVDTVFHKPGVTKSANPEANGVSLNWADAGFPAKDIMQQMFHQPGLPSTREPGSRLTGARLSSISDVLREQIGKPPRPRDESDTLDWPKITPFHGSTLPPVAKPTPTNPPLDEPGSDKVEGLKEFFHDRGLKTPRQGTFVRGPESEPMSMEPLRLGPMEHWKAMGQGSYWQTRWWAG
- the atA gene encoding 6-methylsalicylic acid decarboxylase atA; this translates as MPTSVKPKETLRVAISGGGPAGLAAAIALREVPGVDVTIYEQATELREVGAGIRIGFNSWKVLELLGVEDKVYGHKKVVHEHRDGTTGELQYRYPAHYGPDKYHDIRARRTVLQAALLSKVPTEVIQLRKRLITTKQLPGGQVRLNFEDGTSADADLLIGADGIRSAVRDSAFPGHEIRFNGTTIWRCLIPLDLVKHSVLLKSTAFHHGPNTNLKCSIVSTAEEIAAGEGQWEMTLRYREDPAKVTEKKFSWGVPVSNERVASHFTAFTPAIQEAISLAPEGVWKEFAAFSGPRLEHIIANGNTTIIGDASHPLLGAFGSGAAFAMQDGWLLAQILRYYLLDQVLPKQDALAQTLELFDNIRSPYYHRMYDYLDSPNAEGSAKGSTLTADPKAPLYWIFGSDIGAQWEEIRAGLP
- the YIL166C_0 gene encoding putative transporter → MSQQNPIGDLVVFESTKLPSVGDNDEVKEKEDYLGEKGNSSPSLHAPSLKDGLIHGRTLVDGEWREVSWTLEEQRRVVRKADFFLLPLFTLGFFWMSLDRSNVSGVLTSTIIKDTGITQNEINIGSSLLWLGVVLLEIPSNVVLQRVGPHRWIPLQIIVWGLAETLTYLVKNRAGWWTARLFLGSEPASPDMLTPMLESGFIPGSLYTLNSWYTRDELTKRTSIFFFGNILSGAFGSLISAGCIKLHGKGGLAGWQWIFIIDGAATITVGFILLLLLPKSPRETAGGIRRKGWFTEREADIYLARLNNDDPLKSKSAHLAIAWSDIFNVLGNWRLWPHLIMCLSGLQAGQGAGAWSGTILQSLGFTAINANLLLVPGPIFSGLSSIALAHFADKWDRRGYPILFVSFWTLAGLIALYKLPILSGGNWGFYAAMVVTAAAPVWQSYNVTWVALNARSPAERSITYAVYIGCSNLGGVYGNQVFRQNDKPLYRRAWAAVLSLGVIWTVFTALQIVQYELSNRAKEKKWAQLTKEEQEAYEAENSNEPISRRLDARYAL
- the LAC12_5 gene encoding Lactose permease, with protein sequence MDYFQDRFHMGFTGAKVGGVFGSYVAANFISTPIAAIIMDKWGRRPAMISGSVMVIIGAVLATTATTLAQLIVGRFMLGFGISWSLAGGAYCMEISLPHWRGRCTGQGSYTGEYADHTRLFNGGYWQIPLILQCLCALLVVILCPFCPESPRFLMRAGREDEALAFLIKYHGGGDPDAPLVRLEYSEMKASIAADDHSAWYDYSVLWKTKARRWRTVQVRMIGCFSQYCGIGLAYFTTVLLKNAGVTATVPQLGYGLLFSGLCAIGSTLGAAVSDHLPRRIALTTGSLVMAAELAGFAAANAIVVRDENHGLGLNIAAGKAAIAFWMIFGFTFGFFVVAGEAVTTDMRAKGFALFNCLMTGMGLISTFAGPIALGTIGAWKYALVFVALDVVQAACWYFFGVEAQGRTIEELDWIYDQPNPVAASKKRD